Proteins from one Listeria weihenstephanensis genomic window:
- a CDS encoding DUF4274 domain-containing protein has protein sequence MKVYGGDIMHGGLDSEKISCIEAILYSEDLNEATKQVASIGDSEMLYVLAANYNWDNGFSIPRAIITNNNCDMSTGLMMFYLSDGIRLLVDKESVEQSGLDEWSKFITEVYSKLEMDVFKRSSISYYPELTKVQLFKLKKSNPNIPGFFLDGIEGNDIEIPMI, from the coding sequence ATGAAGGTTTATGGAGGAGATATTATGCACGGAGGACTCGACAGTGAAAAAATTAGTTGTATAGAGGCAATTCTGTATTCTGAGGATTTGAATGAAGCCACAAAACAAGTGGCGAGCATTGGAGATTCAGAAATGCTTTATGTACTTGCGGCAAATTATAATTGGGATAACGGATTTAGTATACCTAGGGCGATAATTACTAATAATAACTGTGACATGTCAACGGGTTTAATGATGTTCTATTTGTCTGACGGTATTAGATTACTAGTAGATAAAGAAAGTGTTGAACAATCGGGACTGGATGAATGGAGTAAATTTATAACGGAGGTTTATTCCAAACTTGAGATGGATGTTTTCAAGCGCAGCAGTATTTCATATTATCCAGAGTTGACTAAGGTACAACTATTTAAATTGAAAAAATCGAATCCAAACATACCCGGTTTTTTCTTGGATGGTATAGAGGGAAATGATATTGAGATTCCTATGATATAA
- a CDS encoding helix-turn-helix domain-containing protein has product MLSRYVIINLKNLVESRNISLRELARLSDIEPSIINKLSNNKHERISLRHIERIAEALEIDDIREIISIESH; this is encoded by the coding sequence ATGTTGAGTAGATATGTAATTATTAACTTGAAGAATCTGGTGGAGAGCAGAAATATATCTTTACGAGAACTTGCACGGTTATCTGATATTGAGCCTTCGATTATTAATAAGCTATCAAATAATAAGCATGAGAGAATTTCATTGCGACATATTGAAAGGATTGCAGAGGCGCTCGAAATTGATGATATAAGGGAGATAATAAGTATAGAATCTCATTAA